A window of Paremcibacter congregatus contains these coding sequences:
- a CDS encoding LLM class flavin-dependent oxidoreductase → MSRVKSHPMRGGNAFKLGVFGANADGCLSITNHADRWMADWDDVVAAAQMADRAGLDFFLPLARWKGFGGDTNARHISYETFTFAAALAGLTEQIALFSTVHTLIVPPVYAAKALATVDHASHGRAGLNIVCGWNQPEFDMFGLTKPDQVYDQGKEWFEILTRTLEGGAPFDYKGDYFDLKGVSGAPGSVQDPHPVTLSAAFSPPGRDFAASACDCIFTTFNTHEDARETIADFRARVEKADSNAGVFAPVHVVCRPTTQEAEDYYTAYAVTETDNAAVDQHMAMKKSMSGSHDPKAYDLYRKRFAGGAGTYPLIGTPEQIADEMIALHDLGFGGLALSFVNPKYELPYFLDRVLPLLKKAGIRT, encoded by the coding sequence ATGTCGAGAGTGAAATCCCACCCCATGCGCGGCGGTAACGCCTTCAAGCTCGGCGTCTTTGGTGCCAACGCCGACGGCTGTCTGTCAATCACCAATCACGCCGACCGCTGGATGGCCGACTGGGACGATGTGGTGGCCGCCGCCCAGATGGCGGACCGGGCCGGGCTGGACTTCTTCCTGCCGCTGGCGCGCTGGAAGGGTTTTGGCGGCGACACCAACGCCCGGCATATTTCCTATGAGACCTTCACCTTCGCCGCGGCGCTGGCCGGGCTTACCGAGCAGATCGCCCTGTTTTCCACCGTCCACACCCTGATTGTGCCGCCGGTCTATGCCGCCAAAGCCCTGGCCACCGTTGATCACGCCAGCCATGGCCGCGCCGGCCTGAATATCGTCTGCGGCTGGAACCAGCCGGAATTCGATATGTTCGGCCTGACCAAACCGGATCAGGTTTACGACCAGGGCAAGGAATGGTTCGAGATTCTGACCCGCACCCTGGAGGGTGGCGCCCCGTTTGATTATAAAGGCGATTATTTCGACCTGAAAGGCGTGTCCGGCGCCCCGGGCAGCGTGCAAGACCCCCATCCGGTGACCCTGTCGGCCGCCTTTTCGCCCCCCGGCCGTGATTTTGCCGCCAGCGCCTGCGACTGTATCTTCACCACATTCAACACCCATGAAGACGCCCGCGAGACCATCGCCGATTTTCGTGCGCGGGTGGAAAAAGCCGACAGCAACGCCGGGGTTTTCGCCCCTGTGCATGTGGTCTGTCGCCCGACCACCCAGGAAGCCGAGGACTATTACACCGCCTATGCGGTGACCGAAACCGACAATGCCGCCGTCGATCAGCATATGGCGATGAAGAAAAGCATGTCCGGGTCCCATGACCCAAAGGCCTATGATCTCTACCGCAAGCGTTTTGCGGGCGGCGCCGGGACTTACCCGTTGATCGGGACGCCGGAGCAGATCGCCGATGAAATGATCGCGCTGCATGATTTGGGTTTTGGCGGGCTGGCCCTGTCTTTCGTTAATCCGAAGTATGAATTGCCCTATTTCCTCGACCGGGTGCTGCCGTTGCTGAAAAAGGCCGGGATACGCACATAA
- a CDS encoding HpcH/HpaI aldolase family protein, whose translation MRCKDALQNNHPLGCFWLCLGALPLTEFVTETSADAVVFDAQHGLWDRRSLESAIGMVKDQMIPMVRLADGSRFAISSALDAGAEVVIVPLIETAEEAHNAVDWALYPPHGSRSGGGIRPLRDFPAYKEQADKTTVTALMIETARGVDNLAEILQTPHLDMIFIGTGDLSLSLGLAPTESAYEATIQDIKRQCEAANVSCGIFTATLQQAKARRDQGFSLVVIGDDITANRSYFSTQLTEFSAT comes from the coding sequence ATGCGCTGCAAAGACGCTCTACAGAATAATCATCCCCTTGGCTGCTTCTGGCTCTGTCTCGGGGCGCTGCCGCTGACGGAATTTGTCACGGAAACCTCCGCCGATGCGGTCGTGTTCGATGCCCAGCATGGATTGTGGGACCGCAGGTCGCTCGAAAGTGCCATTGGCATGGTCAAGGATCAAATGATCCCCATGGTGCGGCTGGCCGACGGGTCGCGCTTCGCCATCAGCAGTGCGCTGGATGCAGGCGCAGAGGTGGTTATCGTCCCGTTGATTGAAACGGCGGAAGAGGCGCACAACGCCGTCGACTGGGCCCTGTACCCCCCGCACGGCTCGCGATCCGGCGGCGGTATCCGGCCGTTACGTGATTTTCCGGCCTATAAGGAACAGGCCGACAAGACCACCGTCACCGCCCTGATGATTGAAACCGCCCGCGGGGTGGATAATCTCGCCGAAATTCTCCAAACCCCGCATCTCGATATGATCTTCATTGGCACCGGCGATCTGTCGCTGTCTCTCGGGCTTGCCCCGACAGAGTCCGCCTATGAAGCCACCATTCAGGACATCAAGCGTCAATGCGAAGCCGCGAATGTTTCCTGTGGCATTTTCACCGCGACATTACAGCAGGCGAAAGCCCGCCGGGATCAGGGCTTCAGCCTTGTGGTGATCGGTGATGATATCACCGCCAACCGCAGTTATTTTTCCACACAACTTACAGAATTTTCGGCCACATAA
- a CDS encoding pyridoxal phosphate-dependent aminotransferase yields MSIAPSQTALSGLQDHIRAIPLENIANIAKDAFTNKEILPLWFGEGDIKTPDFIGQAITSAMQEGKGFYSHQNGIPELRQALVDYLGKLNAKPITMDRITVTSGGMPAIMLAVQATVGRGDNVVIIDPVWPNITGVVRLMGAETRSVRMDLGDDGWTLDVEKVAAACDSRTKAIFFASPGNPTGAVLPVPVQKQLLELSRKTGIWIFSDEVYSRMSYEMPMVPSFSDIAEPEDRVIIINSFSKSWSMTGSRLGWLIHPPSLEATLAMMVQYTSSGTTTYLQYGGVAALQQGEDFVKFMTNYCREGMEIVCGALEDIPRVILRRRPTAAMYAFFEIDGMADSKQACLDILRSSNVGLAPGYFFGKGSESFLRICYCRSPEQLNIAMERLKKALK; encoded by the coding sequence ATGTCAATAGCCCCTTCACAGACCGCCCTTTCCGGCCTTCAGGATCATATTCGGGCGATCCCGCTGGAAAATATCGCCAATATCGCCAAGGACGCCTTCACCAACAAGGAGATCCTGCCCCTGTGGTTCGGCGAAGGCGATATCAAAACGCCTGACTTCATCGGCCAGGCCATCACCTCCGCCATGCAGGAGGGCAAAGGCTTCTATTCTCATCAGAACGGCATTCCCGAATTACGTCAGGCGCTGGTCGATTATCTCGGCAAACTGAACGCCAAACCCATCACCATGGACCGGATCACGGTCACATCCGGCGGCATGCCGGCGATTATGCTGGCGGTGCAGGCCACCGTGGGCCGGGGCGACAATGTGGTGATCATCGACCCGGTCTGGCCCAATATTACCGGCGTGGTTCGTCTGATGGGTGCGGAAACCCGGTCCGTGCGTATGGATCTTGGCGATGACGGCTGGACCCTGGATGTGGAAAAGGTCGCCGCTGCCTGTGACAGCCGCACCAAAGCGATTTTCTTCGCCTCGCCCGGCAATCCCACCGGCGCGGTGCTGCCTGTGCCGGTGCAGAAGCAACTGCTCGAGCTCAGCCGCAAGACCGGCATCTGGATTTTCTCTGACGAGGTCTATTCCCGCATGTCCTACGAGATGCCCATGGTGCCGTCCTTCAGTGACATTGCGGAACCGGAAGACCGGGTGATCATCATCAACAGTTTCTCTAAATCCTGGAGCATGACCGGGTCACGGCTTGGTTGGCTGATCCATCCGCCGAGCCTGGAAGCCACCCTGGCCATGATGGTGCAATATACGTCCAGCGGCACCACCACCTATTTGCAATATGGCGGGGTCGCCGCCTTGCAGCAGGGCGAGGATTTCGTCAAATTCATGACCAATTATTGCCGCGAAGGCATGGAGATTGTCTGCGGTGCGCTGGAGGATATTCCCCGGGTGATCCTGCGCCGCCGCCCCACCGCCGCCATGTACGCCTTCTTTGAAATTGACGGCATGGCGGACTCGAAACAGGCCTGCCTTGATATTCTGCGCAGCAGCAATGTCGGGCTTGCGCCGGGTTATTTCTTTGGCAAGGGTTCGGAAAGCTTCCTGCGCATCTGTTATTGCCGCTCGCCCGAGCAGCTCAATATCGCCATGGAGCGACTGAAGAAGGCCCTGAAATAA
- a CDS encoding PhnA domain-containing protein has product MTIETTLRARAENKCELCGAEDGLTVYPVPPASDDTADQAVLLCATCHAQISHPEQVEPNHWRCLNDSMWTPVPAVQVVAWRMLTALRGEGWPQDLLDMLYLEPEVQAWAEAGEGAGDEDGIVHKDSNGATLAAGDTVTLIKDLPVKGGGFTAKRGTAVRNISLVADNPEHIEGRVNGQHIVILTKFVKKSS; this is encoded by the coding sequence ATGACCATCGAAACCACCTTGCGCGCCCGGGCCGAAAATAAATGTGAATTGTGTGGCGCCGAGGACGGGCTCACCGTTTATCCCGTGCCGCCCGCCTCCGATGACACGGCGGATCAGGCGGTGCTGCTCTGCGCGACCTGTCATGCCCAGATCAGCCATCCGGAACAGGTGGAGCCCAATCACTGGCGCTGCCTGAATGACAGCATGTGGACACCGGTGCCGGCAGTGCAGGTGGTGGCCTGGCGGATGCTCACGGCTTTGCGCGGTGAAGGCTGGCCTCAGGATCTGCTGGATATGCTCTATCTCGAGCCCGAGGTTCAGGCCTGGGCCGAGGCGGGCGAGGGGGCTGGTGATGAGGATGGCATCGTCCATAAAGACAGTAATGGCGCGACGCTCGCCGCCGGCGATACGGTAACCCTGATCAAGGACCTGCCGGTAAAGGGTGGTGGCTTTACCGCCAAGCGCGGCACGGCGGTGCGCAATATCTCTCTGGTGGCGGATAACCCGGAACATATCGAAGGCCGGGTCAATGGACAACATATCGTAATTTTGACCAAATTCGTGAAGAAATCCAGTTAG
- a CDS encoding LysR family transcriptional regulator, translating to MHENLRSIDLNLLTALEALLEEAHVSRAAERLNLSQSAMSRTLARLRDLLDDPLLIRGPKGMILTARAQQLHVPLKQVLGGVKGLLQREVFDPLTTDRHFHIKGTSYVAQAYFPAALQRFYQEAPGASLSIHNLTFNEMAGDEAASSDLVLCGGGMGIPDSFKQRQVGHDRMVVVMSADHPLAGVDLTLDSYVAYPHSLITVGGSPHSGTMEPVLERLGHRRDIQLRLPHIVAGLEMVGQSHLLLTMASNLVEKFKTPFNLVIKPLPFDYPPIDYYFSWHPVHHQDPGHIWLRNLFYEEVRKVIGGG from the coding sequence ATGCATGAAAATCTGCGCAGCATCGACCTTAATTTGCTGACCGCTCTGGAAGCTTTGCTCGAGGAAGCGCACGTCAGCCGGGCGGCGGAACGGTTGAACCTCAGCCAGTCGGCCATGAGCCGGACGCTGGCCCGGTTGCGTGATCTGCTGGATGACCCGCTGTTGATCCGGGGGCCGAAAGGCATGATCCTGACCGCCCGGGCGCAACAGCTGCACGTGCCGTTGAAGCAGGTGCTGGGCGGGGTGAAAGGGTTGCTGCAGCGGGAGGTCTTTGATCCCCTGACCACGGACCGGCATTTCCACATCAAGGGCACCAGTTACGTGGCCCAGGCCTATTTTCCGGCGGCGCTGCAGCGGTTTTATCAGGAGGCGCCGGGGGCGTCCCTGTCGATCCATAATTTGACCTTCAATGAAATGGCGGGCGATGAGGCGGCATCGAGTGATCTGGTACTCTGCGGCGGCGGTATGGGTATTCCTGACAGTTTTAAACAGCGGCAGGTGGGCCATGACCGCATGGTTGTGGTGATGAGCGCCGATCATCCGTTGGCGGGGGTCGATCTGACGCTGGACTCTTACGTTGCCTATCCCCATAGCCTGATTACCGTGGGCGGCAGTCCTCATAGTGGGACGATGGAGCCGGTGCTGGAACGGCTTGGTCATCGCCGGGATATTCAATTGCGCCTGCCGCATATTGTCGCGGGTCTTGAAATGGTCGGGCAGAGCCATCTGTTGCTGACCATGGCGTCGAATCTGGTCGAGAAATTCAAAACGCCCTTCAATCTGGTGATCAAGCCCCTGCCGTTTGATTATCCGCCGATTGATTATTATTTTTCCTGGCATCCGGTCCATCATCAGGACCCCGGCCATATCTGGTTGCGCAATCTTTTCTATGAAGAGGTGCGCAAGGTAATTGGCGGGGGGTGA
- a CDS encoding DMT family transporter, giving the protein MRRHMTQKNHDTAFAKGLILILISVLFWGILPLALKFSLQKLDGVTITWFRFLVALGVCAVIQYFNGALAQFRTLTRRDWTLLTAAALFLIIDYVGYISSLNYISPSASIVFTQVTPFFLTIGGVIVFKERMSALQVLCFVLLFAGLVLFFHDSLISALTTEAMLWQGVFLTVGAALFWTFYAMLQKKLSQKLSPSNILLFTYGLAIVVLFPASDTSGFAALTPLDWSLLTFCAFNTIIAYGAFAEALHYWDASQVGSVLATTPLFTIAATFTASLIWPGLYTADQVSLGGWIGIALVIFSVAGFNIVKHRRTKALQALAATPC; this is encoded by the coding sequence ATGAGACGACATATGACCCAGAAAAACCATGACACCGCCTTTGCCAAAGGATTAATCCTGATCCTGATCTCCGTACTCTTCTGGGGTATTCTGCCGCTGGCGCTGAAATTCAGTCTGCAGAAACTCGACGGGGTGACCATCACCTGGTTCCGGTTTCTTGTGGCGCTTGGGGTCTGCGCCGTAATTCAGTATTTCAACGGCGCGCTGGCACAGTTCCGCACACTGACCCGCCGCGACTGGACCCTGCTGACAGCGGCGGCCCTGTTTCTCATTATTGATTATGTCGGCTATATCAGTTCCCTGAATTACATTTCCCCCAGCGCGTCTATCGTCTTCACCCAGGTGACGCCCTTTTTTCTCACCATCGGCGGTGTGATTGTCTTCAAGGAACGCATGAGCGCCCTTCAGGTCCTGTGTTTTGTTCTGCTGTTCGCCGGGCTGGTCCTGTTTTTTCATGACAGCCTGATCAGCGCCCTGACCACGGAAGCGATGCTGTGGCAAGGGGTATTTCTCACCGTCGGGGCCGCGCTGTTCTGGACTTTCTACGCCATGCTGCAAAAGAAACTCAGTCAAAAACTCAGCCCCAGCAATATCCTGTTGTTCACCTATGGCCTGGCAATCGTCGTTTTGTTTCCCGCCTCGGACACCAGTGGTTTCGCCGCCCTGACACCCCTTGACTGGAGCCTGCTGACTTTTTGTGCTTTCAACACCATCATCGCCTATGGCGCCTTCGCCGAAGCCCTACATTATTGGGATGCCTCGCAAGTGGGCAGCGTTTTGGCGACAACGCCGCTATTCACCATCGCCGCAACCTTTACGGCTTCCTTGATTTGGCCGGGTCTCTATACCGCCGATCAGGTCAGTCTCGGCGGCTGGATTGGCATCGCTCTGGTGATCTTCAGCGTCGCGGGCTTTAACATCGTTAAACACCGGCGGACAAAGGCCCTGCAGGCGCTCGCCGCCACCCCCTGCTAG
- a CDS encoding NAD(P)/FAD-dependent oxidoreductase has translation MKHHSKRIAVIGGGMAGVSCAKALAAAGANVVLFAKSRGLGGRLATRRFDSMSQADHGAQFFTATSPSFQSYITTECQAGRMASWAPTGKTSPAAWFVGQPTMNSSLKNNLDGITVRLNSRVANLQRIGARWRLDISDTTDPLMAQQDFQDFDVVVCTAPAPQAQHLLMKSLPDLAEKLSAVEFAPCWALMLTFETPLATGFDVWRAPKNPETPSIINWAARSSHKQGRERGKDSWTIHATESWTADHLEDTPTTAAKILRHAFAHLSGATLPAPVHWAAHRWCFARTVTPLGRSYLGSDCGSLFAGGDWCLGPRLENAFESGRAIAKAILDQSPD, from the coding sequence ATGAAGCATCATTCAAAACGAATAGCCGTCATCGGGGGAGGCATGGCCGGGGTCAGCTGCGCCAAGGCCCTGGCCGCCGCCGGGGCAAATGTGGTTTTGTTTGCAAAGAGCCGCGGGCTCGGGGGGCGTCTCGCCACGCGACGGTTTGACAGCATGTCACAGGCCGATCACGGCGCACAATTTTTCACCGCCACATCCCCGTCCTTTCAGTCCTATATTACCACGGAATGTCAGGCGGGACGCATGGCTTCCTGGGCGCCGACGGGAAAAACCAGCCCGGCCGCCTGGTTTGTCGGCCAACCGACCATGAACAGTTCTTTGAAAAACAACCTTGATGGCATCACCGTCAGGCTCAACAGCCGGGTGGCGAACCTTCAACGGATTGGTGCGCGCTGGCGGCTTGATATTTCCGATACGACAGATCCGCTTATGGCGCAGCAGGATTTTCAGGACTTTGACGTGGTTGTCTGCACCGCTCCCGCGCCTCAGGCACAACATCTTCTGATGAAAAGCCTGCCCGACCTTGCTGAAAAACTGTCCGCTGTTGAATTCGCCCCGTGCTGGGCCTTGATGCTCACTTTCGAGACACCGCTGGCCACCGGGTTTGATGTCTGGCGCGCTCCCAAAAATCCAGAAACGCCATCCATCATTAACTGGGCCGCCCGCAGCAGCCACAAACAAGGCCGCGAAAGGGGAAAGGACAGCTGGACCATCCATGCCACAGAATCCTGGACCGCCGATCATCTCGAAGACACCCCGACAACCGCAGCCAAGATCCTGCGCCATGCCTTCGCCCATTTGAGCGGCGCGACCTTACCCGCCCCGGTTCACTGGGCGGCGCATCGCTGGTGCTTTGCCCGCACGGTCACGCCCCTGGGCCGGTCTTATCTGGGTTCGGACTGTGGCAGCCTGTTTGCCGGCGGTGACTGGTGCCTCGGGCCACGGCTGGAAAATGCCTTTGAAAGCGGCCGGGCGATCGCCAAGGCAATCCTCGACCAGTCCCCGGATTAG
- a CDS encoding TonB-dependent receptor domain-containing protein translates to MIALFGTVLTEIMKAGGGFFGGGACAGRRIRVMACVLPVLLSVGQVHGAAPEKLHSRVPFDQPAQPLDKALLDFTLQTDIQIISKTSDLGGMKSRSLRGRFKPLEALVQILRGSGLKFAVAGQNTIVVGRNVHLLSSQNPEAEPSEKSGKELSEEDKGGDPKALLEEVIVTALKRVQNLQDVPVHMQVLDKDQLTQSNLNRMEDLVVLLPTVTFTQRRGYDQSNYRIRGVGTQILGAGVEPGVATFIDGVVMARGGAALNDLPDVERVEILNGPQGTLFGKNASAGSLNIITKSPNRQNAEASFSTRATSDEEYGVKFSFSGPLGATLAYRFSGSFSDWDGNVKNIITGNDVNGVTAKSLRGKLQWSARENVDVLLSADYSRQNTECCARITREDRLGLYIDPAIAGDARPGGGTADILGVPIGPMADRIAHNRDPFVISTNYGASLTANMDLGTHTLTSISAYRVWEALNSWDNDLLPINFHRQQRSERSADWATQEFRLASPTDGYFDYLLGLYFYKTATDALEYADRKYVNIDLDQIIFVQSKIENENLAFFGHVNYHPTEKLKLFGGFRVLYDQITGTARRGGRDLAPDGRVLMDHSTPEVHNSKSEIALVMKTGLQYDFTDSLNGYVTYGRGYKGRGFGVEFGFDPQRFVESEPIDAERSTSLEAGLKATYFDRRLKLVVTAYHTRIEGLQLGLRDLRGIANLLGSVPETSVRGAEIGLVGRVTHGLTLSGGIAYNNARFDDFTNGLCYLGQTEAEKCFSGAQDLSGHVLENAPRWKGVLSLRYAREIGGLGAYGYLQASYRRQSAVFLSDDADPGSIQDAYGIMDLSLGLYAEDERYHFSLFVKNLFDQKYVAGVSANSADGGGVIIHTVPRDFKRYIGMAVNVNF, encoded by the coding sequence GTGATCGCGTTGTTCGGGACAGTGCTGACGGAAATCATGAAAGCAGGAGGAGGTTTCTTTGGCGGCGGCGCTTGCGCGGGTCGACGGATCAGGGTCATGGCGTGTGTTCTGCCGGTCCTGTTAAGTGTGGGCCAGGTTCACGGCGCCGCGCCGGAAAAACTGCACAGCAGGGTGCCCTTTGATCAACCGGCGCAACCGCTGGACAAGGCTTTATTGGATTTTACCCTGCAGACGGATATCCAGATCATCTCCAAGACATCTGACCTGGGCGGGATGAAAAGCCGGTCTTTACGCGGTCGGTTCAAACCGCTGGAAGCGTTGGTGCAAATCTTGCGTGGCAGTGGTTTGAAATTTGCGGTTGCGGGGCAGAATACCATTGTTGTCGGGCGCAATGTACATCTTCTGTCGAGCCAGAACCCGGAAGCGGAACCATCAGAAAAATCCGGAAAAGAACTTTCGGAAGAGGACAAAGGCGGCGACCCGAAGGCGCTGCTGGAAGAAGTGATCGTTACGGCTCTGAAACGGGTGCAGAATTTGCAGGATGTGCCGGTGCATATGCAGGTGTTGGATAAAGATCAGCTGACCCAGAGTAATCTCAACCGGATGGAGGATTTGGTGGTGCTGTTGCCGACGGTGACCTTCACCCAACGGCGCGGTTATGATCAGTCGAATTATCGTATTCGCGGGGTAGGAACCCAGATTCTGGGGGCAGGTGTGGAGCCGGGAGTGGCCACCTTTATTGACGGGGTGGTGATGGCCCGTGGGGGGGCGGCGCTCAATGATCTTCCCGATGTGGAGCGGGTCGAGATCCTGAACGGGCCGCAGGGCACCTTGTTCGGCAAGAACGCCTCCGCCGGGTCGTTAAATATCATCACCAAAAGCCCCAACCGGCAAAATGCCGAAGCGTCCTTTTCCACCCGGGCCACCAGTGACGAGGAATATGGGGTAAAGTTCAGCTTCAGCGGCCCGCTTGGGGCTACGCTGGCCTATCGTTTTAGTGGATCTTTTAGTGACTGGGATGGTAATGTAAAAAATATCATAACCGGCAATGACGTGAATGGCGTTACCGCCAAAAGCCTGCGCGGTAAATTGCAATGGAGCGCGCGGGAGAATGTGGATGTTCTGTTGTCGGCGGATTATTCGCGTCAGAATACGGAATGTTGCGCCCGCATCACCCGGGAAGACCGTCTGGGGCTGTATATTGATCCTGCGATTGCCGGGGATGCGCGGCCCGGTGGCGGGACAGCCGATATTCTGGGGGTGCCGATTGGTCCTATGGCGGACCGGATTGCCCATAACCGCGACCCTTTTGTCATTTCCACAAATTACGGGGCATCCCTGACCGCCAACATGGACCTGGGCACCCATACATTGACCAGCATTTCAGCCTATCGGGTGTGGGAAGCTCTGAACAGCTGGGACAATGACCTGTTGCCGATCAATTTCCACCGGCAGCAACGTTCGGAACGTTCGGCGGACTGGGCGACACAGGAATTCCGTCTGGCCTCGCCGACGGACGGGTATTTTGATTATCTGCTAGGGCTTTATTTTTACAAGACCGCCACGGACGCACTGGAATACGCCGACCGGAAATATGTCAATATTGATCTTGACCAGATTATATTTGTGCAATCGAAAATAGAGAATGAAAATCTCGCCTTCTTTGGGCATGTGAATTACCACCCGACGGAAAAACTGAAACTTTTTGGTGGTTTTCGGGTGCTGTATGATCAGATCACCGGCACGGCCCGGCGCGGCGGCCGGGATCTGGCCCCGGATGGAAGGGTGCTGATGGATCATTCCACGCCAGAAGTACATAACAGTAAAAGCGAGATCGCACTGGTGATGAAGACGGGGCTGCAATATGACTTTACCGACAGCCTGAATGGTTATGTGACTTACGGGCGGGGGTATAAAGGCCGCGGATTCGGGGTTGAATTCGGTTTCGATCCCCAGCGATTTGTCGAGAGTGAACCTATTGACGCCGAACGCTCGACCTCTCTGGAAGCGGGCCTTAAGGCGACGTATTTTGATCGCCGTCTGAAACTGGTGGTCACCGCCTATCACACCCGGATCGAAGGGTTGCAACTGGGGCTGCGTGATTTACGCGGAATAGCCAATCTGTTGGGGTCTGTGCCGGAAACCAGTGTGCGGGGAGCCGAAATCGGTTTGGTCGGCCGTGTGACCCATGGTCTGACTTTGTCAGGGGGGATTGCCTATAACAACGCCCGTTTTGATGATTTTACCAATGGCCTGTGTTATCTCGGTCAGACTGAAGCGGAAAAGTGCTTTTCCGGGGCCCAGGATCTTAGTGGCCATGTATTGGAAAATGCGCCACGCTGGAAAGGGGTGTTGAGCCTGCGTTACGCCCGGGAAATAGGGGGACTTGGGGCTTACGGTTATCTGCAGGCCAGTTACCGCCGCCAGAGCGCGGTTTTTCTGTCCGATGACGCCGACCCGGGCAGTATTCAGGACGCTTACGGCATCATGGATCTTAGTCTGGGACTGTATGCCGAGGATGAACGCTATCATTTCAGCCTGTTTGTGAAAAACCTGTTTGACCAGAAATATGTCGCAGGGGTCAGCGCCAACAGCGCCGATGGCGGCGGGGTGATCATCCATACGGTGCCGCGGGATTTTAAACGCTATATCGGTATGGCGGTCAATGTGAATTTCTAA
- a CDS encoding RNA polymerase sigma factor — MVFGPKNDVNAPRAREETDDDPAASTHCRDEIERLFLQHNDSLIRFLVLKLGSRHEARDVAQEAYVKILGLDQDEVVNHLRAYLFKTASNLAINRIRQRIRRGESKNIDVTKIDPPDEKALADDIVDARKRIRKLELIIEELPPKCRMAFLLHKVECRDYADIARQMNLSESMIRKYVLQAIRYCKDRMNNG, encoded by the coding sequence ATGGTATTTGGACCCAAGAATGATGTGAATGCTCCCCGCGCAAGGGAGGAAACAGATGATGACCCCGCCGCCTCGACGCACTGCCGTGACGAGATAGAGCGTCTGTTTCTACAGCATAACGACAGCCTGATCCGCTTCCTCGTACTCAAACTCGGCTCGCGTCATGAAGCCCGGGACGTGGCGCAGGAAGCCTATGTCAAAATTCTTGGCCTTGATCAGGACGAAGTCGTCAATCATCTGCGGGCCTATCTTTTCAAAACGGCCAGCAATCTCGCCATCAACCGGATCAGGCAACGTATCCGGCGCGGCGAAAGCAAGAATATAGATGTCACAAAAATCGACCCTCCGGATGAAAAAGCCCTGGCCGATGACATCGTCGACGCCCGCAAAAGAATACGTAAACTGGAACTGATTATCGAAGAACTACCGCCCAAATGCCGTATGGCCTTTCTGCTCCATAAAGTAGAATGCCGTGACTATGCCGATATCGCTCGCCAAATGAACCTCAGCGAGAGCATGATCCGGAAATACGTCTTACAGGCCATCAGATACTGCAAAGATCG